From a region of the Archocentrus centrarchus isolate MPI-CPG fArcCen1 chromosome 18, fArcCen1, whole genome shotgun sequence genome:
- the LOC115797322 gene encoding endothelin receptor type B-like, which yields MGHKILSMPFGFILLLVVWCFVFVSPAGCHHNFTPEPALSDLVMSDLPGFHSTDQPLELDLHHLQEKAKNISSPLKNGHRKPRSHKLKQHKEPSSNSSTVVRCLTDVKMKVTFRYINSVLSCLIFVVGIIGNATLLRIIYQNKSMRNGPNALIASLALGDLIYITIVMPLTVYKVLAMRWPFADNNFGLFLCKLVPFVQKASVGITVLSLCALSVDRYRAVASWSRVQGTGIPTVTAAEIAVIWLLSVTLAVPEAISFTMITSTYNNQTFNVCMMSHRSSPFLEFYIKSKDWWCLGFYFCIPLACSAVFYSLMTHEMLQHEKESLKISLTEHLKQRREVAKVVFCLVLIFALCWFPLHLGHLLKKMIYDHSNQQRCEFLNFLLVLDYIGINMATINSCINPIILFFVSKKFKSCFKSCLCCWCYSGSLSNSMLPLHHGTSLQYKHTDH from the exons ATGGGACACAAAATTCTCTCCATGCCCTTTGGGTTCATCCTGTTGCTGGTTGTCTGGTGTTTCGTGTTTGTTAGTCCAGCTGGCTGCCATCATAATTTCACACCAGAGCCCGCTCTCTCGGATCTGGTGATGTCGGACCTGCCTGGCTTCCACAGCACTGACCAACCTCTAGAACTAGACCTGCATCACTTGCAAGAGAAGGCAAAGAATATCTCGTCACCGTTGAAAAACGGTCACAGAAAGCCACGCTCCCACAAGCTGAAGCAACACAAAGAACCTTCCTCCAACTCATCTACGGTGGTTCGCTGCTTGActgatgtgaaaatgaaagtgacCTTCAGGTACATCAACTCGGTGCTGTCCTGTTTGATCTTTGTTGTGGGGATCATCGGCAATGCCACCCTGCTGAGGATTatctaccaaaataaaagcatgagaAATGGACCCAATGCTCTCATAGCCAGCCTCGCCCTGGGGGACCTGATATACATCACAATAGTCATGCCACTGACTGTCTATAAG gtcTTGGCGATGAGGTGGCCCTTTGCTGACAATAATTTTGGTCTGTTCCTCTGCAAGCTGGTTCCCTTTGTGCAGAAAGCTTCAGTCGGCATCACCGTCCTCAGCCTGTGTGCGCTGAGTGTggacag GTACCGCGCTGTGGCATCTTGGTCACGGGTGCAGGGCACGGGTATCCCCACGGTAACAGCGGCAGAGATTGCGGTGATCTGGTTGCTGTCGGTGACGCTGGCTGTGCCAGAAGCCATCAGCTTCACCATGATCACCTCCACGTACAACAACCAGACCTTCAATGTCTGCATGATGTCACACAGGAGCTCACCCTTCCTGGAA TTCTACATCAAATCAAAGGACTGGTGGTGTCTTGGTTTCTACTTCTGCATCCCTCTGGCCTGCTCAGCCGTTTTCTACAGCCTCATGACCCATGAGATGCTCCAACACGAGAAAGAAAGTCTGAAGATCTCGCTGACCGAGCACCTCAAGCAG CGGAGAGAAGTAGCTAAAGTCGTGTTCTGCCTGGTGCTGATCTTCGCTCTGTGCTGGTTTCCTCTTCATCTGGGTCACCTGCTGAAGAAGATGATCTATGACCACAGCAACCAGCAGCGATGTGAATTCCTAAA CTTCCTGTTGGTCCTCGACTACATCGGCATCAACATGGCCACCATCAACTCCTGCATCAATCCCATAATCCTCTTCTTCGTGTCCAAGAAGTTCAAAAGCTGCTTCAAG tcctgtctgtgctgctggtgttactctggctctctctctaACAGCATGCTGCCCCTCCACCATGGGACGAGCCTGCAGTACAAACACACTGATCACTGA
- the ttc29 gene encoding tetratricopeptide repeat protein 29, giving the protein MNTAAGFLPEINSNKSNQERSNCYSRMKQVKESLRARLAPAHPAETLSSKDIALFRNSPKQSICVQLLQEGFHRSFSELFSLLSSDQGTAEPGSVRLQAPLVEQTQKMETISLHLSRAEEAERTGVWSTVCEQRLLLGRYFSAPEDLWLRFYFYHSCADREKGGISRAATEARACLAELYLGQGDLEKAKQQGERCLQQAEDGGWLDSDGGSLKLRACRDLWRIYRELAEAPLAARDYEKTLTLLHKGYSRATESEDKALEGEAAFQVGLAYQGAEEHGSAQKFFNTSMEIFKSLNDTDRLVKAYNAFATSLKSEGNVNEAVECLEKLAAVSRSSGLQHRLVDIFLCLGNIHHSKSQYTRAAEYYQQGYEVACSTEDVAQLQRAQVLVASARAYATIGKYSADLKSSSPAALHRLLAWRVRRGREDLNADSEEYYSPASFNDMMKK; this is encoded by the exons ATGAACACAGCAGCTGGGTTTCTCCCTGAAATTAATAGCAACAAAAGCAATCAGGAGAGGAGCAATTGCTACAG CAGGATGAAGCAGGTGAAGGAGTCCCTCCGAGCCAGACTGGCACCGGCTCATCCAGCCGAGACTCTGAGCAGTAAAGACATCGCTCT GTTCAGAAACAGCCCGAAGCAGAGCATCTGcgtgcagctgctgcaggaaggCTTCCACAG GTCGTTCTCTGAGCTCTTTTCTCTGCTGAGCTCTGATCAGGGAACGGCTGAACCAGGGTCAGTCAGACTTCAGGCTCCTCTGGTGgagcaaacacagaaaatggaGACCATCAGCCTGCACCTGAGCCGGGCCGAGGAGGCTGAAAGGAccg GTGTCTGGTCCACAGTCTGTGAGCAGCGTCTCCTTTTGGGTCGGTACTTCTCGGCCCCCGAGGACCTCTGGCTCCGCTTCTACTTCTACCACAGCTGTGCTGACAGAGAGAAAGGGGGGATCTCCAGAGCGGCCACCGAGGCCCGGGCCTGCCTGGCTGAGCTCTACCTGGGTCAAG GTGATCTGGAGAAGGCGAAGCAGCAGGGCGAGCGCTGCCTCCAACAGGCAGAGGATGGCGGCTGGCTGGACTCAGATGGTGGATCCCTGAAGCTCCGGGCCTGCCGGGATCTGTGGAGGATCTACAGAGAGCTCGCGGAGGCTCCGCTGGCCGCCAGAGATTATGAGAAGACCCTGACGCTGCTGCACAAAGGCTACAGCAGAGCCACAGAGT CTGAAGACAAAGCGCTGGAAGGAGAGGCAGCGTTCCAAGTAGGCCTGGCCTATCAGGGAGCAGAAGAGCATGGCTCAGCCCAAAAG TTCTTTAACACCAGCATGGAGATCTTCAAGAGCCTGAATGACACAGACAGACTGGTGAAGGCCTACAACGCTTTTGCCACGTCTCTAaagag tgaGGGAAACGTTAACGAGGCAGTCGAGTGTCTGGAGAAGTTAGCTGCCGTCTCTCGCAGCAGCGGGCTGCAGCACAGACTGGTCGACATCTTCCTGTGTTTGGGAAACATCCATCACAGCAAG AGTCAGTATACAAGAGCTGCTGAGTACTACCAGCAGGGCTATGAGGTGGCCTGCAGCACAGAAGATGTTGCTCAGCTGCAGAGAGCGCAG GTGTTGGTGGCCTCTGCTCGCGCTTACGCCACAATTGGAAAATACAGCGCAGACCTGAAGTCGTCTTCACCCGCCGCCCTGCATCGGCTGCTCGCCTGGAGGGTGAGACGAGGACGTGAGGACCTCAACGCAGACTCTGAGGAGTATTACTCTCCTGCATCATTTAATGATATGATGAAGAAATGA
- the LOC115797323 gene encoding transmembrane protein 184C-like, with protein sequence MPCTCAEWRRWIRPLVLVLYALLLVAVLPLCVWELQKDKVGTHSKAWFIAGVFVFLTIPISLWGILQHMVHYTQPELQKPIIRILWMVPIYSLDSWLALRYPSLAIYVDTCRECYEAYVIYNFLVFLLNFLSNQYPSLVLMLEVQQQQLHLPPLCCCPPWPMGEVLLFRCKLGVLQYTVVRPVTTVIALICQLCGVYDEANFSFRNAWSYLVIINNISQLFAMYCLVLLYRALREELKPIRPVGKFLCVKLVVFVSFWQAVLIALLVKVGVISDKHTWDWDSVEAVATGLQDFIICIEMFLAAIAHHYTFTYKPYVQEAEEGSCFDSFLAMWDFSDIRADVSEQVRHVGRTFLGRPNKMYFGAAARPEHTEHTGLLTSQDPIAVAATSMPTSPSSSGRYQGLGHTTAPHSISAPAGFTASSWEDDSDGSPPQVGGGQ encoded by the exons ATGCCGTGTACCTGTGCAGAGTGGAGGAGGTGGATCCGCCCGCTGGTTCTGGTTCTCTACGCTCTTCTGCTGGTGGCCGTGCTGCCGCTGTGCGTCTGGGAGCTGCAGAAGGACAAA gTCGGGACTCACAGTAAAGCCTGGTTTATCGCCGGCGTCTTCGTGTTTCTGACCATCCCGATCTCGCTGTGGGGGATCCTGCAGCACATGGTGCACTACACCCAGCCCGAGCTGCAGAAGCCCATCATCAG GATACTATGGATGGTGCCGATCTACAGTTTGGATAGT TGGCTGGCTCTGCGATACCCCAGCCTGGCCATCTACGTGGACACGTGCAGGGAGTGCTACGAGGCCTACGTCATCTACAACTTCCTGGTGTTCCTGCTGAACTTCCTCAGTAACCAGTACCCCAGCCTGGTGCTCATGCTGGaggtccagcagcagcagctgcacctgCCCCCGCTGTGCTGCTGCCCGCCGTGGCCCATGGGAGA GGTGCTGCTGTTCAGGTGTAAGCTGGGTGTCCtgcagtacactgtggtcagaCCAGTAACCACGGTGATAGCGCT CATCTGTCAGCTCTGTGGGGTTTATGACGAAGCCAACTTCAGCTTCAGAAACGCCTGGTCCTACCTGGTCATAATCAACAACATATCTCAGCTG TTTGCCATGTACTGCCTGGTGTTGCTCTATCGAGCTCTCAGGGAGGAGCTGAAGCCCATCAGACCTGTGGGGAAGTTTCTCTGCGTCAAACTGGTCGTGTTTGTCTCCTTCTG GCAGGCGGTTTTAATAGCACTGCTGGTGAAGGTTGGTGTGATCTCTGACAAGCACACCTGGGACTGGGACAGCGTGGAGGCCGTGGCTACTGGACTTCAG GACTTCATCATCTGCATAGAGATGTTCCTGGCTGCCATCGCTCACCACTACACATTCACCTACAAGCCCTATGTACAG GAAGCAGAGGAGGGTTCGTGTTTCGACAGCTTTTTGGCCATGTGGGATTTCTCTGACATCAGAGCTGATGTCAGCGAGCAGGTCCGCCATGTGG GCCGTACGTTCCTGGGTCGTCCCAACAAGATGTATTTTGGTGCTGCGGCTCGTCCCGAACACACCGAGCACACCGGCCTCCTCACCTCGCAGGACCCCATCGCCGTGGCAGCCACGTCAATGCCCACTTCCCCTTCATCGAGTGGGCGGTACCAGGGGCTCGGCCACACCACCGCCCCCCACTCTATCTCCGCTCCTGCGGGGTTCACGGCCTCGTCCTGGGAGGACGACAGCGACGGTTCGCCTCCACAGGTGGGTGGAGGTCAATAA